The proteins below come from a single Hyphomicrobium denitrificans ATCC 51888 genomic window:
- the nspC gene encoding carboxynorspermidine decarboxylase, with product MAETSEILVQSSDWVQSIATPSYVLDMAALKRNLARAAEIKREAGCKILLATKAFALPAAFPVMREVLDGTTASGEYEARLGHEEFGKEVHVYSPAYAPGEVERLTKLAQHIYFNSPEQIEKNLATLKAHPNVSVGLRINPGYSNATLGGALYDPCAPYSRFGATREMLDRVPWEHVGILHAHSLCESGDAGSVGLIEHVARAFPDYIRRVDAVNFGGGHFINKPGYDIQKLIAAIKAFRREFNVEVILEPGAGHVVDAGYLVATVLDLHHNEKDIAILDASASTHMPDVLEVPYTPSIVGAGAPGEKPHSYILGGKTCMTGDIIGEYSFDRPLKPGDRLVFTDMMQYSFVKNNTFNGVPLPDLAVLNEDNTCTVLRAFGYDEFRRRLG from the coding sequence TTGGCAGAGACCTCAGAGATTCTGGTGCAGTCGTCGGATTGGGTGCAGAGCATCGCAACGCCCTCGTACGTGCTCGACATGGCGGCGCTCAAGCGCAACCTCGCGCGCGCGGCCGAGATCAAGCGCGAAGCCGGTTGCAAGATTTTGCTCGCGACGAAGGCCTTCGCGCTCCCCGCTGCCTTCCCCGTGATGCGCGAAGTGCTCGACGGCACGACGGCCAGCGGTGAGTACGAAGCCCGCCTCGGCCACGAGGAATTCGGCAAGGAAGTGCACGTCTATTCGCCGGCCTATGCACCGGGCGAAGTCGAACGTCTGACAAAGCTGGCGCAGCACATCTATTTCAACTCGCCGGAGCAGATCGAAAAAAATCTCGCGACTTTGAAAGCGCATCCGAACGTCAGCGTCGGCCTCCGCATCAATCCCGGCTACTCCAACGCGACTCTCGGCGGCGCGCTTTACGATCCGTGTGCGCCCTACTCGCGCTTCGGCGCAACGCGCGAGATGCTCGACCGCGTACCGTGGGAGCACGTCGGTATCCTTCACGCGCATTCGCTCTGCGAATCCGGCGACGCCGGATCGGTCGGTCTCATCGAGCACGTCGCCCGCGCGTTCCCGGACTATATCCGCCGTGTCGATGCGGTGAACTTCGGCGGCGGCCATTTCATCAACAAGCCGGGATACGACATCCAGAAACTGATCGCGGCGATCAAGGCATTCCGGCGCGAATTCAATGTCGAAGTCATTCTGGAGCCCGGCGCGGGTCACGTCGTCGATGCGGGCTATCTCGTCGCGACCGTTCTCGATCTTCATCACAACGAGAAAGACATCGCGATCCTCGACGCTTCGGCGTCAACGCATATGCCGGACGTACTCGAAGTTCCCTACACACCCTCGATCGTCGGCGCCGGTGCACCCGGCGAAAAACCGCACTCCTATATTCTCGGCGGCAAAACCTGCATGACCGGAGACATCATCGGCGAATATTCCTTCGACCGGCCGCTGAAGCCGGGCGATCGGCTCGTCTTCACCGACATGATGCAATATTCCTTCGTCAAGAATAACACGTTCAACGGCGTCCCTTTGCCGGACCTCGCCGTCCTGAACGAAGACAACACGTGCACCGTGCTCCGCGCATTCGGCTACGATGAATTCCGTCGCCGCCTCGGCTGA
- the pepN gene encoding aminopeptidase N produces the protein MKSEHPKPVLLADYRAPEYLIDTVNLDIALDPTKTRVVSKLSIRRNPQSKSTAKAPLRLDGELLHLESISLNGKKLRRPAYAIDDTGLTIASPPKEPFTLEVTTVVNPEKNTALQGIYLSRGVYCSQCEAQGFRRITYFLDRPDVLARYTVRLEADVATAPVLLANGNPVARATLPGRKRHYAVWHDPHPKPSYLFAIVGGDLALLDSTFTTKSGRKVDLGIYVEHGKEARAHWAMDSLKRSMRWDETRFGREYDLDVFNIVAVSDFNMGAMENKGLNIFNDRLILASAETATDTTYESIESVVAHEYFHNWTGNRITCRDWFQLCLKEGLTVYRDQEFSAESRSRTVQRITDVRQLRALQFPEDQGPLSHPVRPDTYIEINNFYTATVYEKGAEVVRMIETILGREKFRAGMDLYFERHDGQAVTIEDFVACFADVSDLDFSQFMRWYTQSGTPELVCDLTFDRRKKAAELTVHQTLKPSHGKAKKQPQFVPLAIALLGENGNEMDFTVEEGKEIRPGVLAITDRTTKFRFGNVTSRPVPSLLRNFSAPVNVTIALSDDDLAFTMHHDSDLFNRWQASNKYAARSILTLLDAKRPKPLVASKAAKFAAALEHALRNPDLDDAYKAELLKLPSVADVSREKSVRVDHAAIFEAHRAFSGAVAEKLADTLDDVYARTSNGRKFSPDAKSAGRRALRNAALSLMTMRGMDEDYTRLETHYRKSSNMTDAAHALVLIAGVDAPARESVIQHFFERWKDDHLVIDTWFSAQAQSPRAETLDDVKALCTHPLFKITTPNKVRALIGAFAMGNPLQFNRADGAGYDFLAEKVLAIDALNPQVASRMLGAFRSYRSLEPKRKNRAKAALKRVADATHLSRDCREIVSRMLED, from the coding sequence ATGAAATCAGAACATCCTAAGCCAGTTCTTCTCGCTGATTACCGCGCGCCCGAATACCTGATCGATACCGTCAACCTCGACATCGCGCTCGATCCGACAAAAACGCGCGTCGTCTCGAAACTGTCGATCCGCCGCAATCCGCAGTCGAAAAGCACCGCTAAAGCGCCGCTGAGACTCGACGGCGAATTGCTGCATCTCGAAAGCATTTCGCTCAACGGCAAGAAGCTGCGTCGCCCCGCGTATGCAATCGACGACACCGGCCTGACGATCGCGTCGCCGCCGAAAGAGCCGTTTACGCTTGAAGTGACGACGGTCGTAAATCCCGAGAAAAATACGGCGCTCCAGGGAATCTATCTGTCGCGCGGTGTCTATTGCTCGCAATGCGAAGCGCAGGGCTTCCGCCGCATCACCTATTTCCTCGACCGGCCGGATGTTCTCGCGCGCTACACCGTGCGCCTGGAAGCCGACGTCGCAACAGCCCCTGTCCTTCTCGCCAACGGCAATCCCGTGGCGCGAGCCACGCTCCCCGGCCGCAAACGTCACTACGCCGTTTGGCACGATCCGCATCCGAAGCCGTCCTATCTGTTCGCGATCGTCGGCGGCGATCTCGCTCTTTTGGATTCGACCTTCACGACCAAGTCGGGCCGCAAGGTCGATCTCGGCATCTACGTCGAGCATGGCAAGGAAGCGCGCGCGCATTGGGCGATGGATTCTCTCAAGCGCTCGATGCGGTGGGATGAAACCCGCTTCGGCCGCGAATACGATCTCGACGTCTTCAACATCGTCGCCGTGTCCGATTTCAACATGGGCGCGATGGAGAACAAGGGGCTCAACATCTTCAACGACCGCCTGATCCTCGCATCCGCCGAAACGGCAACCGACACAACTTACGAATCGATCGAAAGCGTCGTCGCGCACGAGTATTTTCACAACTGGACCGGCAATCGCATCACCTGCCGCGACTGGTTCCAGCTCTGCCTCAAGGAAGGTCTGACCGTCTATCGCGATCAGGAATTTTCCGCCGAAAGCCGCAGCCGCACGGTGCAACGCATCACCGACGTTCGCCAACTGCGCGCCCTGCAATTCCCTGAGGATCAGGGCCCGCTCTCGCATCCCGTGCGGCCGGACACCTACATCGAGATCAACAATTTCTATACGGCGACGGTCTACGAAAAAGGCGCCGAAGTCGTGCGCATGATCGAGACGATCCTCGGGCGCGAAAAATTCCGCGCCGGTATGGATCTCTATTTCGAGCGCCACGACGGACAGGCCGTCACCATCGAAGATTTCGTCGCGTGCTTCGCCGACGTGAGCGACCTCGACTTTTCACAATTCATGCGCTGGTACACGCAAAGCGGAACGCCAGAACTTGTCTGCGATCTGACGTTCGACCGCCGCAAGAAAGCCGCCGAACTTACCGTGCATCAGACGCTGAAGCCGTCGCACGGCAAGGCAAAGAAACAGCCGCAGTTCGTGCCGCTGGCAATCGCCCTCCTCGGCGAAAACGGCAACGAAATGGATTTTACCGTCGAAGAGGGTAAGGAAATTCGTCCAGGCGTTCTCGCCATCACCGACCGCACGACCAAGTTCCGTTTCGGCAACGTCACCTCGCGGCCCGTTCCTTCGCTGCTTAGGAATTTCTCGGCGCCGGTCAATGTCACGATCGCGCTCTCGGACGACGATCTCGCTTTCACGATGCATCACGACAGCGACCTCTTCAATCGCTGGCAGGCGAGCAACAAATACGCCGCGCGCAGCATCCTGACTTTGCTCGACGCGAAACGGCCAAAGCCGCTTGTCGCCTCCAAGGCAGCGAAGTTCGCCGCGGCGCTGGAGCACGCGCTGCGCAATCCTGACCTCGACGACGCCTACAAGGCCGAGCTCCTGAAACTCCCCTCCGTTGCCGACGTATCGCGCGAGAAATCCGTCCGCGTCGATCATGCGGCGATTTTCGAAGCGCATCGCGCCTTCAGCGGCGCGGTCGCCGAAAAGCTCGCCGACACGCTGGACGACGTTTACGCCCGCACCTCGAACGGTCGAAAATTTTCACCCGACGCCAAAAGTGCCGGTCGGCGTGCACTGAGGAATGCTGCACTGTCGCTGATGACGATGCGCGGAATGGACGAAGATTACACTCGCCTCGAAACGCACTATCGCAAATCCTCGAACATGACGGACGCGGCGCACGCTCTCGTCCTCATCGCCGGGGTGGACGCGCCGGCGCGCGAGAGCGTCATTCAGCACTTCTTCGAGCGCTGGAAAGACGATCATCTCGTGATCGACACGTGGTTCTCAGCGCAGGCGCAGTCGCCCCGCGCCGAAACGCTGGATGACGTCAAGGCGCTATGCACACATCCGCTTTTCAAGATCACGACCCCGAACAAGGTCAGAGCGTTGATCGGCGCGTTCGCGATGGGCAATCCGTTGCAATTCAACAGGGCCGACGGCGCGGGATACGATTTCCTCGCCGAGAAAGTTTTGGCGATCGACGCCCTCAATCCGCAGGTCGCATCGCGCATGCTCGGGGCATTCCGAAGCTACCGTTCGCTCGAGCCCAAACGCAAAAACCGGGCGAAAGCGGCCTTGAAACGAGTTGCAGACGCCACGCACCTCTCGCGTGACTGCCGCGAGATCGTCTCCCGCATGCTTGAAGACTAA